One Lycium barbarum isolate Lr01 chromosome 5, ASM1917538v2, whole genome shotgun sequence genomic window carries:
- the LOC132639448 gene encoding uncharacterized protein LOC132639448, translating to MRFGRKEELCPRFIIPYEIVRRIGKVDYGLTLPSEMSMLHPVFYISLLRQYKPNPSHILTHEEIKVKQEFSYEEEPVQISDRQVRRLRTKDVAFVNVLWQNHNTGEETWEVEEEMKKIYTHLFPILVSDVAIRHIAQPTMTVEEQKRWDKFEKIKPPQYDGHPYYAL from the exons atgcggtttggtaGAAAGGAAGAGCTTTGTCCTCGTTTTATTATCCCTTATGAAATTGTGAGAAGAATTGGGAAGGTAGATTACGGGTTGACATTACCATCCGAGATGTCTATGCTTCATCCCGTGTTTTACATTTCCCTGTTAAGGCAGTATAAACCTAATCCTTCTCATATCTTGACTCATGAAGAGATTAAAGTTAAGCAGGAGttttcttatgaagaagaacctgtGCAAATCTCAGATCGTCAAGTTAGGAGGttgagaactaaagatgtagcttttGTTAATGTCCTATGGCAAAATCATAATACTGGAGAAGAAACTTGGGAGGTAgaggaggaaatgaagaagatatACACTCACTTATTCCCTATTTTAG TTTCAGATGTTGCTATCCGACATATTGCTCAGCCTACTATGACTGTAGAAGAGCAAAAGAGGTGGGATAAGTTTGAGAAGATTAAGCCACCGCAGTATGACGGACATCCGTATTATGCCTTGTAA